Genomic DNA from Bacillota bacterium:
TTCGCGGGCAGTCTGGGCAAACTCTCTATACATCTCAGTCCACTCATAGTTTTCCCCGTCTATAGCTGCTTGCAGATTCTGGGCCGTATCACCAATAAGCCCTAAATACTTGGCCCACAGCTTGGCATGTTCTTTCTCGTTGTCTGCCGTCTCCAGGAATACAGCGGCGATTTGCTCTAATCCGGCTTTCTTCGCCACCGAGGCAAAATAGGTATACTTATTCCGGGCCTCCGATTCGCCGGCAAAAGCGGCGAGCAAGTTCTTCTCTGTTTTGGTTCCTTTTAAGTTCATCTTCAAGCCTCCTTCTGGTTCCTATATTTTCCGTAGCCTTGGTCATCTATTCGCCATATATAACAGTAATTCCTCCTAAGAGTACCTAATTATTTTTGTCTGGTTAAAATTACCCAGAAGAAAAGCCCGGTGATCCCGGGCTTTCCTGCTGTTTTTTTGCTACTTGATTTCCACTTCGGCACCGGCCTCAACCAGTTTCGCTTTCACAGCCTCGGCTTCTTCTTTCGACACCTTCTCTTTGATAGCACGAGGAGCACTGTCTACCAAGTCCTTGGCGTCCTTGAGGCCAACACCGGTAATCTCGCGGACCACTTTTATCACTTGGATCTTTTTCTGC
This window encodes:
- a CDS encoding rubrerythrin family protein, with product MNLKGTKTEKNLLAAFAGESEARNKYTYFASVAKKAGLEQIAAVFLETADNEKEHAKLWAKYLGLIGDTAQNLQAAIDGENYEWTEMYREFAQTAREEGLDEIATFMEEVAEVEEEHEKRYRQLLERLQTDTVFKRSSPIRWRCRNCGYVHEGTEAPEVCPACAHPQAFYEPAAENY